A genomic region of Candidatus Neomarinimicrobiota bacterium contains the following coding sequences:
- a CDS encoding radical SAM protein, whose product MKIGLIAMSGVRAHNKELTQLGLTLPGFVERNKIIASLPSLSLLTLAALTPKKFEVKYREIADIEKEGDLPDDFDLVAISSYSAQIFEAYQLARRFRRNKIPVVMGGLHVSSQPEEAKRHCTSIVVGEGEALWPQVLRDFEKNSLKQRYVQSPPGTFDLRKAPVPRFDLLDPHKYNRLTVQTSRGCPWRCDFCASSILLVPKYKVKPVAKVIDEIRAIKKIWERPFIEFADDNTFVNHVHYKHLLRALVKEKIRWFTETDISVANDHELLGLLRDSGCKQVLIGLESPRKVSLDGIELHSNWKMKQREKYIEAIERIQSYGIAVNGCFVLGLDGDLPDIFDDVSHFIRESNLYEVQITFMTAFPGTPLYERLKRKNRIIRDMAWELCTLFDINFLPKGMTVQQLNNGFLRLAKILYSEKETDERHRKFKRMLRTSPYFHRKNPSGDEKIYAA is encoded by the coding sequence ATGAAAATCGGCTTGATTGCCATGAGCGGTGTCAGGGCACACAACAAGGAACTGACACAGCTTGGCTTAACGCTTCCCGGGTTCGTGGAACGCAACAAAATCATTGCTTCACTGCCAAGCTTGTCCTTATTGACCCTTGCTGCATTGACACCTAAGAAGTTCGAAGTGAAATACAGAGAAATTGCAGACATAGAGAAAGAGGGCGATTTGCCTGACGACTTCGACCTTGTGGCTATATCGTCTTATTCGGCACAAATCTTTGAGGCTTACCAGCTCGCACGTCGATTTCGAAGAAACAAGATCCCTGTGGTCATGGGCGGACTGCATGTCTCCTCCCAACCGGAAGAAGCAAAAAGACATTGTACAAGCATTGTCGTTGGGGAGGGAGAGGCTCTTTGGCCGCAAGTTCTGCGGGATTTTGAAAAAAACTCCCTGAAGCAGCGTTATGTTCAGTCCCCCCCAGGAACATTCGATCTGCGAAAAGCACCTGTCCCTCGTTTCGACCTTCTGGATCCCCATAAGTACAACCGCCTTACGGTTCAGACAAGCCGCGGTTGTCCTTGGAGGTGCGACTTTTGCGCGAGCTCTATTCTTCTAGTGCCCAAGTATAAAGTCAAACCAGTTGCTAAGGTAATAGATGAGATCCGTGCCATCAAGAAGATCTGGGAAAGACCGTTCATTGAATTCGCTGATGACAACACCTTTGTGAATCATGTCCACTACAAACACCTTCTCCGGGCCCTCGTGAAGGAAAAGATCCGATGGTTTACGGAAACAGATATCTCCGTCGCAAACGACCATGAGCTTCTGGGCTTATTACGGGACTCAGGCTGCAAACAAGTTCTGATCGGATTAGAAAGTCCACGGAAGGTCAGTTTGGACGGTATTGAATTGCATTCCAATTGGAAGATGAAGCAACGTGAAAAATACATAGAGGCAATAGAGCGGATTCAGTCGTACGGAATTGCGGTGAACGGCTGCTTTGTTCTCGGGCTGGATGGAGACTTACCGGATATTTTCGATGACGTATCTCACTTCATCAGAGAATCCAACCTGTACGAAGTCCAGATCACATTCATGACGGCTTTCCCAGGCACACCGCTTTACGAAAGATTGAAGCGGAAAAACCGAATCATACGTGACATGGCCTGGGAGCTGTGCACTCTTTTCGACATAAATTTTCTGCCTAAGGGAATGACCGTTCAACAACTGAACAACGGGTTTTTACGACTCGCCAAGATCTTGTATTCAGAGAAAGAAACCGATGAACGTCATCGAAAGTTCAAACGAATGTTGAGAACATCACCTTATTTCCACAGAAAAAATCCATCAGGCGATGAGAAAATCTATGCGGCCTGA
- the frdA gene encoding fumarate reductase (quinol) flavoprotein subunit yields the protein MPLQHDIVIVGGGGAGLRAAIAIAQVNPDLNVAVVSKVYPMRSHTVAAEGGAAAVIQDNDTFDDHCLDTIAGGDWLADQDAVELFVKEAPGELIQLEHWGCPWNREPDGTIAVRPFGGMKIERTWFASDKTGFHMLHTLFQTSLKYNNITRYDEWFATKILAESGRCQGITALELRSGKLEVIAGKATILCTGGAGRVFPFTTNGSIKTGDGMAMAYRSGVPLKDMEFVQYHPTGLPGTGILITEAARGEGGILINKDGYRYLQDYDLGIPLEITDPRHPVKKSMELGPRDRLSQAFIKELEKERTISGPHGDVVHLDIRHLGEKKINKKLPFVRELTTKYAGIDPVRQPISVRPVLHYFMGGIDTDTSGATVLPGLYAVGETACISINGANRLGSNSLTKLLVFGARVGKSAGVFAAENPKLDITALEIQGKDEQERIAKNFIRKETGSERISTLRDEMRQTMETGAGIYRSETGLKECCDAISELRERFKGIVLDDRTLTFNTELTSALELDFMLDVAQAIAHSALARQESRGSHQRTDFPKRDDRNFLKHTLAFRTDGAPRFDHKDVVITRWPPAERVYGK from the coding sequence ATGCCACTTCAGCATGACATTGTCATCGTTGGCGGTGGCGGCGCAGGACTAAGGGCCGCTATCGCAATTGCTCAGGTCAACCCAGACCTGAACGTTGCGGTCGTAAGTAAGGTCTACCCAATGCGGAGTCACACGGTAGCCGCTGAAGGGGGTGCGGCAGCGGTCATCCAGGACAACGACACCTTCGATGATCACTGTCTGGATACCATCGCAGGAGGAGACTGGTTAGCGGATCAAGATGCGGTGGAGCTTTTCGTCAAGGAGGCCCCCGGAGAGTTAATCCAACTTGAACACTGGGGATGCCCCTGGAACCGCGAGCCAGACGGCACCATCGCCGTGCGTCCCTTTGGTGGGATGAAGATTGAACGGACCTGGTTTGCCTCCGACAAGACCGGTTTCCATATGCTTCACACCCTTTTTCAGACCTCCCTGAAATACAACAATATCACACGCTACGATGAATGGTTTGCCACAAAAATCCTGGCCGAGAGCGGCCGGTGTCAAGGTATTACCGCCCTGGAACTCCGCTCGGGAAAATTGGAGGTGATTGCTGGGAAAGCCACCATCCTTTGCACTGGAGGTGCCGGAAGAGTCTTCCCCTTTACAACGAATGGCTCCATCAAGACGGGCGACGGGATGGCTATGGCCTACCGGAGCGGCGTTCCGTTGAAGGACATGGAGTTTGTTCAATATCATCCCACGGGCCTTCCTGGGACAGGGATCCTGATCACCGAGGCAGCCCGGGGAGAAGGGGGTATACTCATTAACAAGGACGGTTATCGCTACCTCCAAGATTACGATCTGGGCATCCCCTTGGAGATTACGGACCCACGTCACCCTGTCAAGAAAAGCATGGAACTGGGCCCCCGTGACAGATTGAGCCAGGCCTTCATCAAAGAGTTGGAAAAGGAGCGTACAATCTCCGGTCCGCACGGGGATGTCGTTCACCTTGACATCCGCCACTTAGGGGAGAAGAAAATCAATAAGAAATTGCCCTTTGTCAGGGAGCTGACGACGAAATACGCCGGCATTGATCCTGTGCGCCAACCCATCTCCGTCCGGCCTGTTCTCCACTACTTTATGGGAGGCATCGATACTGATACCAGTGGAGCAACCGTACTTCCGGGTCTTTATGCTGTGGGAGAGACAGCGTGCATTTCCATCAATGGGGCAAATCGCCTCGGCTCGAATTCTCTGACCAAACTGTTGGTTTTCGGCGCTCGAGTTGGAAAATCAGCCGGCGTCTTTGCAGCAGAAAACCCTAAACTGGACATCACCGCCCTTGAAATCCAGGGAAAGGATGAACAGGAAAGAATTGCGAAAAATTTCATTCGCAAGGAAACGGGGTCGGAACGAATCAGCACCCTTCGTGATGAAATGAGACAAACCATGGAAACCGGTGCGGGCATATACCGCTCGGAAACGGGATTGAAAGAGTGTTGCGATGCCATCAGTGAACTCCGTGAACGATTTAAAGGTATCGTCCTTGACGACCGGACACTCACATTCAACACGGAACTCACCTCGGCCCTGGAACTCGATTTTATGCTCGATGTTGCCCAGGCCATCGCCCACAGCGCCCTGGCAAGACAAGAAAGCCGGGGATCCCATCAGCGCACTGATTTCCCCAAGAGAGATGACCGGAATTTTCTCAAGCATACTCTCGCCTTTCGAACGGATGGGGCCCCCCGCTTTGACCATAAGGACGTGGTCATCACCAGGTGGCCACCCGCGGAAAGGGTCTATGGCAAATAA
- a CDS encoding succinate dehydrogenase/fumarate reductase iron-sulfur subunit → MAETVTLEIFRYRPDQEDEPAFDTYEVPFREDWVILDAINYIKDEMDGSLSYRWSCRMGVCGSCGMIVNGVPVLTCGDFLRDYHPYKIRVEPLTGFPVERDLVVVMDDFMDKLKRVSPWIIREEEQEKPVEEGEYLQTPAELERYKQYSMCINCMLCYAACPVYSLDSTFIGPAAIALAQRYNMDSRDQGRDRRQEVMTGHDGIWECSYVGECSAVCPKDVDPAAAIQRAKLPSSLEWFKEVLLPRGKRR, encoded by the coding sequence ATGGCAGAAACAGTAACGCTAGAAATCTTCCGTTACCGGCCGGACCAAGAGGATGAACCCGCGTTCGACACTTACGAGGTTCCTTTCCGGGAGGATTGGGTGATTCTTGACGCCATAAACTACATCAAAGACGAAATGGATGGGTCACTTTCATATCGTTGGTCCTGCCGCATGGGAGTCTGTGGGAGTTGCGGCATGATAGTCAACGGAGTCCCCGTGTTAACCTGCGGCGATTTTCTCAGGGACTATCATCCCTACAAGATCCGTGTAGAACCTCTTACCGGATTCCCGGTTGAGCGGGATCTGGTGGTGGTGATGGACGATTTTATGGATAAATTGAAACGTGTGAGCCCGTGGATCATCCGGGAGGAGGAACAGGAGAAACCCGTCGAAGAAGGAGAATATCTCCAGACGCCGGCCGAACTGGAAAGGTACAAACAGTATTCCATGTGCATTAACTGCATGCTCTGTTATGCCGCCTGTCCAGTGTACTCCCTCGACTCAACGTTCATCGGGCCAGCGGCCATCGCCCTGGCTCAACGGTACAACATGGACTCCCGTGACCAGGGAAGAGACCGCCGCCAGGAGGTCATGACGGGCCACGATGGAATCTGGGAATGCTCGTACGTGGGTGAGTGCAGCGCCGTCTGCCCCAAAGATGTGGACCCCGCCGCCGCCATCCAACGGGCCAAACTTCCAAGCAGTCTGGAATGGTTCAAGGAAGTCCTTCTCCCACGGGGTAAGAGACGGTGA
- a CDS encoding fumarate reductase subunit C, translating to MKRRSYFLFMMRELTSVFVAGYCIFLLVMIYTLGRGDGIMGLLASPVSVVFHALALPFVLYHTITWFNLTPKILVLRIGEERVPPALIAGTFYAGWIIISLIVGWIVLAT from the coding sequence GTGAAGCGACGATCGTATTTCCTGTTCATGATGCGTGAACTCACAAGCGTCTTCGTAGCGGGCTATTGTATCTTTCTCCTCGTGATGATATATACCCTCGGTAGAGGGGACGGGATTATGGGTCTTCTCGCGTCACCAGTCAGTGTCGTATTTCACGCCCTCGCCCTCCCTTTTGTACTCTACCACACGATCACGTGGTTTAACCTCACACCCAAGATCCTGGTCCTTCGAATCGGGGAGGAACGGGTTCCTCCCGCCCTTATAGCCGGAACGTTCTATGCGGGGTGGATCATCATTTCACTTATAGTTGGCTGGATTGTGCTGGCCACGTAA
- the frdD gene encoding fumarate reductase subunit FrdD, translated as MTKSTEPLWWSLFSAGGMVSAMFFPVLIILTGFILPSKETVSVERLHTAVSGPVVKFILLGVIALPLFHWAHRFRYTLVDMGLKKADNLISIICYGSAVVGTAMAAGVLWQL; from the coding sequence ATGACGAAGTCGACAGAACCACTCTGGTGGTCATTGTTCTCAGCCGGGGGGATGGTTTCGGCCATGTTTTTTCCCGTACTTATCATTCTAACAGGCTTCATTTTGCCTTCAAAAGAAACCGTGTCTGTGGAGAGACTACATACCGCAGTTTCCGGTCCTGTTGTAAAGTTCATTCTCCTGGGCGTGATTGCCCTACCCCTGTTTCACTGGGCCCACCGGTTTCGCTATACCCTAGTGGATATGGGACTCAAAAAGGCGGATAATCTAATCTCCATTATTTGCTACGGAAGCGCCGTTGTGGGTACTGCAATGGCCGCCGGTGTTCTGTGGCAGCTTTGA
- a CDS encoding ATP-binding protein produces MYIPQQQLRNLQALITPGKVVVIYGARRVGKTTLVRKFLKTVDEDGLYVDGDDIIVRQNLESQSVPKLRDFVGDSSLLIVDEAQRIKNIGVNLKLIVDHIPNIKVIATASSSFDIAKDIGEPLTGRKYVLQLFPLAQMEISMMETSHETQANLESRLLYGSYPEAVTTQDNIKREGYLRELVASYLFKDILELEGVRHSDKLVRLLQLLAFQIGRDVSHNELGTQLRMSKNTVDRYLDLLEKVFVIYGRSGFSRNLRKEITKNRRYYFYDNGIRNALIGNFNPIEIRDDLGRLWENYVIIERKKKMEYSRQSTHSYFWRTYDRKEIDLIEERAGKLFGYEIKWQKRRVKPPKDWLMTYNNSSFEVIDRGNYLTFIQ; encoded by the coding sequence ATGTATATACCGCAACAGCAGCTTCGGAATCTTCAAGCGCTAATAACTCCGGGCAAGGTAGTTGTTATCTATGGAGCCCGGAGGGTGGGCAAAACCACATTAGTTCGGAAGTTTCTAAAGACCGTCGATGAAGATGGTCTATATGTCGATGGCGATGACATTATCGTCCGACAGAATCTGGAAAGTCAGTCAGTCCCAAAGCTGCGAGATTTTGTAGGTGACAGTTCTTTACTCATTGTTGATGAGGCTCAAAGAATCAAAAATATTGGCGTTAACCTAAAGCTAATCGTCGACCATATTCCTAACATAAAAGTAATCGCCACGGCATCCTCGTCCTTTGACATTGCAAAGGATATTGGCGAGCCTCTTACTGGTAGAAAGTATGTGCTACAGCTGTTCCCGTTGGCCCAGATGGAGATATCGATGATGGAAACCTCGCATGAGACGCAAGCGAATCTGGAATCCCGACTTCTCTATGGAAGTTATCCTGAAGCGGTAACCACGCAAGACAACATAAAGCGAGAAGGTTACCTTAGAGAGTTGGTTGCTTCATACTTATTCAAAGATATATTGGAATTAGAAGGCGTTCGACATTCTGATAAGTTGGTCCGTCTGTTGCAGCTATTGGCATTTCAAATCGGTAGAGACGTTTCGCACAACGAGTTGGGCACCCAATTAAGGATGAGCAAGAATACAGTCGACCGATATCTCGACTTGCTGGAGAAGGTTTTCGTGATTTATGGGCGTTCGGGGTTCAGTAGGAACTTGCGAAAAGAAATTACAAAAAACAGGCGGTACTACTTCTACGATAACGGCATTCGTAATGCACTTATAGGGAATTTCAATCCAATAGAAATCAGGGACGATCTTGGGCGCTTATGGGAAAACTACGTCATTATTGAGCGAAAGAAAAAAATGGAATATTCGCGTCAATCTACTCATTCTTACTTCTGGCGAACCTATGACAGAAAGGAAATCGACCTGATTGAGGAGCGTGCGGGAAAATTATTTGGCTATGAAATCAAGTGGCAGAAGCGGAGAGTGAAGCCCCCCAAAGATTGGCTTATGACCTATAATAATTCAAGTTTCGAAGTCATTGACAGGGGTAACTACCTGACATTTATTCAGTAA
- a CDS encoding fumarate reductase iron-sulfur subunit translates to MGRLLTFKIFRYNPGLENGHPRVESFKLEETPRLNLFTALHKIREEQAPGLMFDFVCRAGVCGSCGMMINGRPTLACRTLTSNLLDTIELYPLPFFKLLGDLSVDTEVWFRQMSEQVESWIHTQKEFDPDAQEERMDNELANKIYESERCIECGCCIAGCATALVAPDFLGAAGLFRIGRFMIDPRDQREDSDWFELVSTDEGVFGCFGMMSCDDVCPKDLPLLEVFAYIRRKMTTTGLKRSKKESVSV, encoded by the coding sequence ATGGGACGTCTGTTAACCTTTAAAATCTTTCGTTACAATCCAGGTCTGGAAAACGGTCATCCCAGAGTGGAGTCTTTTAAGTTGGAAGAGACACCGCGCTTGAACCTTTTTACCGCACTCCACAAAATTAGGGAAGAGCAGGCCCCCGGGTTGATGTTCGACTTTGTTTGCAGGGCCGGGGTCTGCGGTTCCTGTGGGATGATGATCAATGGGCGGCCCACCCTGGCCTGCCGTACCCTCACTTCCAATCTTCTCGATACCATTGAATTATATCCTCTTCCCTTCTTCAAATTGCTGGGAGATCTTTCGGTGGACACGGAGGTGTGGTTCCGCCAGATGTCTGAGCAGGTGGAATCGTGGATTCATACCCAGAAGGAATTTGATCCCGATGCACAGGAAGAACGCATGGACAATGAGCTGGCCAACAAAATCTATGAGTCGGAGCGGTGCATTGAGTGTGGCTGCTGTATCGCGGGCTGTGCCACCGCTCTGGTGGCCCCGGACTTTTTGGGAGCGGCTGGACTATTCCGCATCGGTCGATTCATGATTGACCCGAGGGACCAGCGTGAGGATAGCGACTGGTTTGAACTCGTTTCAACGGATGAGGGCGTCTTCGGTTGTTTTGGCATGATGAGCTGTGACGACGTCTGTCCGAAAGATCTCCCCCTTCTGGAAGTATTTGCCTATATCCGCCGGAAGATGACCACGACTGGCCTGAAGAGAAGCAAAAAAGAGTCCGTCTCAGTCTAA
- a CDS encoding fumarate reductase flavoprotein subunit, with amino-acid sequence MAEIVTTDVLVIGAGLAGERTAIACSSEGLDVIMLSLVPPRRSHSCAAQGGMQASLGNSVMGKGDNTTVHWLDTIRGSDWGNDQEVARIFTDSAPIAMREMAHFGVPWNRVKGGPQEVFIKGKKATIVEDYEKEGLITARAFGGTAKWRTCYTADGTGHSVLYTMDNMAVQLGITVHDRMEALRLIHADGRCMGAVVRSLRNGEIVVYFAKATVIATGGYGRLYGISTNAIINEGTGSWLALQTGIVPLGNMEAVQFHPTGLVPTDILVTEGCRGDGGILLDVDEYRFMPDYEPEKQELASRDVVSRRMIEHILKGNGVKSPYGDHLWMDLRHLGEHHLKTKLREVYDICMHFIGVNPIKELVPVRPTQHYSMGGIRVNKDGHAYNMKGLYAAGEASCWDLHGFNRLGGNSLAETVVAGMIVGEHIADYARNSTLVSDVSLAESFVKKENGKIAQLLSSNDGEDVYRLRDEIAEALINDVGIFRNGERLETAVTKLKDVVERIQKVRVRFRAPGMNPELSGALRIEGMAKQALVIAMGALARKESRGAHYREDYPARDDANWLKRTLVRWPEGADEPLFDYEPVGILDLPPGERGYGEGEQIPMRISLQTYNKKVYEEQKARGRFDTVKPAGTQLPKEAWRSELDKEGG; translated from the coding sequence ATGGCCGAGATCGTCACCACCGATGTCCTGGTGATTGGTGCAGGTCTCGCAGGTGAGCGGACGGCCATTGCTTGCTCCAGCGAAGGGTTGGACGTGATCATGCTGTCGCTGGTCCCCCCCCGGCGCAGTCATTCCTGTGCGGCTCAGGGGGGGATGCAGGCTTCTCTTGGCAACAGCGTCATGGGCAAGGGTGATAATACCACTGTCCACTGGCTCGATACCATAAGGGGATCCGACTGGGGGAACGATCAGGAAGTGGCACGTATTTTTACGGACAGCGCCCCCATTGCCATGCGGGAGATGGCGCACTTTGGCGTACCCTGGAATCGTGTGAAAGGAGGGCCTCAGGAGGTTTTTATTAAGGGAAAGAAAGCGACCATTGTTGAGGATTATGAAAAAGAAGGTCTCATCACCGCCCGTGCTTTTGGAGGCACCGCCAAATGGCGTACTTGCTATACGGCGGATGGGACAGGCCACTCCGTTCTTTATACCATGGACAATATGGCAGTTCAGCTGGGGATCACGGTTCACGACCGAATGGAAGCTTTACGGCTCATACATGCGGATGGCAGGTGTATGGGGGCTGTGGTTCGTTCCCTTCGCAATGGTGAGATCGTGGTCTACTTCGCCAAAGCCACGGTGATCGCCACGGGGGGTTACGGACGTCTTTACGGAATTTCCACCAACGCGATTATCAATGAAGGTACGGGTTCATGGCTGGCCCTCCAGACAGGCATCGTTCCTTTAGGAAACATGGAGGCTGTACAGTTTCACCCTACCGGGCTTGTTCCCACAGATATTCTCGTGACCGAGGGCTGCCGCGGAGATGGGGGGATTCTCCTGGATGTGGATGAATATCGCTTCATGCCCGACTACGAACCGGAAAAACAGGAGCTGGCATCCCGGGATGTGGTATCCCGGCGGATGATAGAACACATTTTGAAGGGGAACGGGGTGAAGTCGCCGTACGGGGATCATCTCTGGATGGATTTACGCCATCTGGGGGAACATCACCTGAAGACAAAGCTTCGGGAAGTATATGATATCTGCATGCATTTTATCGGGGTAAACCCCATAAAGGAACTGGTCCCAGTACGGCCCACTCAGCACTATTCCATGGGTGGTATCCGTGTGAATAAGGACGGACACGCTTACAATATGAAAGGGCTGTATGCCGCGGGAGAGGCATCGTGCTGGGATTTACATGGCTTCAATCGGCTTGGGGGCAATTCCTTGGCTGAGACGGTCGTAGCGGGAATGATTGTAGGTGAACACATTGCCGATTACGCAAGGAACTCCACTCTGGTGAGCGATGTTTCCCTGGCCGAGTCTTTTGTCAAAAAGGAAAATGGCAAGATTGCTCAGTTGCTGAGTAGTAACGACGGTGAAGACGTATACCGACTTCGCGACGAGATAGCGGAGGCATTGATCAATGATGTGGGTATTTTCCGGAATGGTGAAAGGCTTGAGACGGCCGTTACCAAACTGAAGGATGTTGTTGAGCGAATTCAAAAAGTAAGAGTTCGGTTCCGGGCGCCAGGGATGAACCCTGAATTGTCTGGCGCTTTGCGCATTGAGGGAATGGCCAAGCAAGCTCTCGTGATCGCCATGGGAGCCTTGGCCCGGAAAGAATCCCGGGGAGCCCATTATCGGGAGGATTATCCGGCCCGTGACGACGCCAACTGGCTGAAGCGCACTCTTGTCAGATGGCCCGAAGGGGCAGACGAACCCTTATTCGATTATGAACCCGTGGGTATACTGGACCTGCCCCCGGGTGAAAGGGGATATGGAGAGGGAGAACAAATCCCTATGAGAATATCATTGCAAACGTACAACAAGAAGGTGTACGAAGAGCAGAAGGCAAGGGGACGGTTCGACACTGTTAAACCTGCGGGGACACAATTACCCAAGGAAGCGTGGCGGTCAGAACTTGACAAGGAAGGCGGCTGA
- a CDS encoding sigma-54 dependent transcriptional regulator yields the protein MRILVVDDEKNIRRTLTDILVDEGYDVVSADSGEKALDILSREWVDLVILDVKLPGMDGIQVFRETKEIQAELDVLMISGHSGIETAVEAVKLGAYDFLEKPLSMAKILTAARNISEKRNLLTRLQEGETSDRSRYRLVGESPQMVKIRQTIGKVARTDSKVLIRGESGAGKELIAFAIHEGSRRTGGPFVKFNSAAIPNELVESELFGHEKGAFTGADRQKLGKLEIADAGTLFLDEIGDMSDSAQAKVLRVVEEGKFQRVGGNKTIAIDVRIVAATNKDLETMIQKGTFREDLYYRLNVVPVVIPPLREREGDIEILTDYFLRQFSVELKIPPKRMDVRAQDRLKSYPFPGNVRELKNLIERLYILTVSDSITEEDILPFVSEMNRRGEAEGSLFETRDFKVAKREFEIRYLTTQLKKHDWNISSAARELGMHQSNLSRKMKELGIKRD from the coding sequence ATGAGAATCCTTGTTGTCGATGACGAAAAGAATATTCGGAGGACGCTGACAGATATTCTGGTGGACGAAGGGTACGATGTGGTGTCGGCAGATTCCGGGGAGAAGGCGCTAGACATTCTGTCCCGGGAGTGGGTGGACCTGGTTATTCTGGACGTCAAATTACCTGGAATGGATGGCATTCAGGTATTCAGGGAGACAAAGGAAATCCAGGCGGAACTTGACGTTCTGATGATTTCAGGTCACAGCGGCATTGAGACGGCGGTGGAGGCAGTGAAGCTGGGCGCTTACGACTTTTTGGAGAAGCCCCTCTCCATGGCTAAAATCTTAACCGCCGCAAGAAACATCAGCGAAAAAAGGAACCTCTTGACAAGGCTCCAGGAGGGGGAAACTTCTGACCGGTCACGCTACCGGCTCGTGGGGGAGTCACCCCAGATGGTTAAGATTCGACAGACGATTGGAAAAGTGGCCCGGACGGATTCGAAGGTTCTCATCCGGGGAGAAAGTGGAGCCGGGAAAGAACTGATCGCTTTTGCGATTCACGAAGGGAGCAGGAGAACGGGCGGCCCGTTCGTGAAATTCAATTCAGCCGCCATCCCCAATGAGCTGGTTGAAAGCGAACTTTTCGGCCACGAAAAGGGGGCGTTTACGGGAGCCGATCGGCAGAAACTGGGAAAACTGGAAATTGCAGACGCAGGGACACTTTTTCTGGATGAAATTGGAGACATGAGCGATTCGGCTCAGGCGAAGGTCCTGAGGGTCGTTGAGGAAGGGAAATTCCAGCGAGTGGGAGGAAATAAAACCATTGCCATTGACGTGAGGATAGTCGCCGCTACGAACAAGGATCTTGAAACCATGATTCAAAAGGGCACTTTTCGAGAGGATCTTTATTATCGCCTGAACGTTGTGCCTGTTGTGATTCCTCCGTTGAGAGAACGGGAGGGAGATATTGAAATTCTTACCGACTATTTTCTCCGTCAGTTTTCCGTTGAGCTGAAGATTCCACCGAAACGGATGGATGTGAGGGCTCAGGATCGCCTGAAAAGCTACCCGTTTCCCGGCAATGTGAGGGAATTAAAGAATCTGATTGAGAGACTATACATTTTGACGGTTTCAGATTCCATAACAGAAGAGGATATTCTTCCCTTTGTTTCCGAGATGAATCGCCGGGGAGAAGCAGAGGGATCTTTGTTTGAGACCCGCGATTTCAAGGTTGCCAAAAGAGAATTCGAGATTCGCTATCTCACCACTCAGCTAAAAAAACACGATTGGAACATCAGTTCAGCGGCGAGAGAGCTGGGGATGCACCAGTCCAACTTATCAAGAAAGATGAAGGAGCTGGGCATAAAGAGGGACTAG